ATTTGGTCGAAACCAATATCTCTCGCTTTTCCACTGTGAGGACTCGCAGACCATGAACCACTATTCACTACAACAGGTTTGGAAGAGGTAACCTCTGTTCCACTAGGCGAATCAAAATCATCCCCTAGAGACAACGAAGTACTGGCAATATTATAACCTAAGGTCACCGTCTGACCACTATTTAATGTACATTGATATCCAGAAGTCATATCACCGGTCCATTCAGTTTTCTTATTTTCTGAACCACTAAACCAATCAAAAGTGTCATTATGTACTCTAACAACAGTACCGTCTTCGGTAGCCATAATGGAAAAAAAGTTTGAATTATTGTCCTTATGACCGGAAAATACATTTCTCATAAAACCTAAAAAGAATTGTTTTCCAATTCCAACCTCTCCTTTGGAAGTCAAACTTGCTCCTTGATTATTGGTCTCAATACGAACATTGACAAAGAACTCATGATCTCCCTCCACAAATAAACCTTTATTGTCCTTCACGACACCTCTATCCTCTTGTAAAACAAATAAACGTTGTTTCAAAGAGTGATCTTGAAGATACTGTAGGACGGTATTGGGAACGGTATAGGATTTTGACTCCGTGGAAGACAAATCATGAATCGTAATAATTTCGTTTCTCTGACCATCACGAATAGTTAAGTAAGTCCACATAATTACAGATAGTTTTTTTTCATGATTAAAATAGATGTTGTTTCTTTGAGACATGCGATATATAAAGTTAACACAGGATGCAGTTCTAAAACTAACTGCTCTATATGAACATTCAGACAACAAGGTGGAAAGAATGCGTTCACATTGCCTATTACTGTCCAATAGTCACTATTCTATGGTTGATATTTCAAGGATAATGGGAATATCTGTCATTACAGTATCACGTCTATTTGACAAGTGGTTAGAATATAATTTTGATGCACTTAGGATTAAACAAGGAAGAGGAGCAAAGTGTAAATTAGCTGGATTCGATGATATAATCAAAGATTTAGTAAAAACAAATAATCGTAATCTATCTTATATACTTCATCATTTGAAAGAACATTATAATCTTACCATTTCAAAAGAGACTTTAATACGTTTTTTAAAAAGATCGGGTATGTATGGAAACGAGTCCGGCGATCACTCAAGACAAAACGGAATGATATAGACTTCCAACTAAAGCAACATCAACTAACAGAATTACGTAAGTGTGAGGATTCAGGATACTTAGATTTATATTTCGTTGATGAAAGTCACTTTAGTCTAACTCCTTATGTTCCATATGCATGGCAGGACAAGAAGAGTCAAATATTACTTCCGTCATCAAGAAGTAAAGCTCTTAATGTTATAGGAGCAATGAATCGTAAAAATGAGATATTTTATGAAGTACATGAAACAACAATTAATAGTGATATTTTGATCTCATTTATAGATAAGTTATGTAATCAGATAACAAAGAAAACAATACTAGTCCTTGATAATGCGCCTATTCATAGATCCAAAAAATTTAAAGCAAAAATAGAAGAATGGAATGCTTTAGATCTTTATATCTATTTTATTCCTCCATATTCTCCAGAACTTAATATCATAGAAATACTTTGGAAACACATCAAATACTTTTGGCTTGAGTTTAAAGCATATGAAAGCTACAATTCTCTGAAAAAATGTCTATTGGAAACACTAGGAGCATTTGGTTTAGAACATACCATTAATTTTGCATGAGTACTTACATCAAAAGGAGTCGATTCATTGGTAGAAAAATATAGCGTAAAGTGTCCTTCGGAATCTGAATTACCATAAACAGTTCCGTAAAAAGGAGGAATATAGTGTATCTTCGACTGCTGCCCTTTCACTAGATAAGAAAAGAGAGATAGGATAAGCAAGATCTTTACTTTTAAGGTCATATTTCCACTAACATTAATTGCCACAAATCAAAGATATTAAATCTAACAATACTATTTTATTGTTAAATACAATAAAAGATTATTTATATATATTTCACAAACTAACCTTAGAGTAATAAGAATGTTTAACTTTAAGTTAACATAAAAACAAACCGCTTTTTGAATTAAATAGAGCAATCATATGGAAACCAATTAGTAAGCCCAACATAGCAGTATACTAGCAAATAAAAACACATATAAACCATAACATACCAACACATTAACTATCTCATAGAGATAAATTTGAATACATTCAATACAGACGTTTTCATTTGGGATTTATCTCTTTTACAGGGCTTGTTCATGAAATTTAAGCAGCGAAGACATCGTGTATTTTATCAGTATTGTGCACAAGTTCTTCTCTTAAAATATTTAAGTTGTTGTAACTATTTATTTCCATTAACTTACTGCATATAAATAACATAATAGAGGATATCGATTTTTGCAATCCATGATCTAAAGACTTTAATTTGTCTTCTCCAAAATTAACATCACGAATACGATTCATTATTTCTATTTTCCAATGACCTCTAATAGCTCCAGCAATTTCATCGATTTTCCCATTATAATTTGTGATATAATATCGTGTTTCTGTACTCCTTTTATCTCTCTTTACATTATAACTCTCTCTTGTCACTTTAATCATATTACATATGCCACTATTACACCATCTAGGATCTAACATTTCTGTATTTATTGGGTATATTTCGTACTTCCTAGAGTCTATTCTTCCATGTGACTTGTCTATTTCTGTCATCATATCATCTACTTTTATATGATTGGATGGAACAATAATGATATAAAATCTCTCATTGAGAATCAAAAAGAGGAGGTGTCTATCGTTATCCAATAAACACCTCCTCTTTAAAAAACAGGAAGAAGCCCCCTTAGTCTTCTTTAATTTTAAGGCTATTTGGCTTCCCTTTCACATCGATTGGCAAGGAGTCTGATTCAGAAATAGTGCCACTCTCATCGGTCACTTTAACCTTTATTTGATGATCTCCTTTCGGAAGATGAAGCCAAAGCGCACTATAAACTCCTTTCGCATTCTTGCTAAATATGACATCGGGGAACAACAGCCCATCCAAATAAAAAGCAATGGTAGTGTTTCCGATACCTCCTTTAATATCCACTCCTAGCTCGCAACTTTCGCCCTCACATAACACCCTTGAACTCTTTTCTATAGATAGTTTTGGGGTTAACTCCATAATATGAATCGTAAAACTTATCTCTTTTCCTCTATTACCAGAAGCATCCGATGCTTCAAAAAGTATTAA
The Prolixibacteraceae bacterium DNA segment above includes these coding regions:
- a CDS encoding IS630 family transposase; the encoded protein is MGYVWKRVRRSLKTKRNDIDFQLKQHQLTELRKCEDSGYLDLYFVDESHFSLTPYVPYAWQDKKSQILLPSSRSKALNVIGAMNRKNEIFYEVHETTINSDILISFIDKLCNQITKKTILVLDNAPIHRSKKFKAKIEEWNALDLYIYFIPPYSPELNIIEILWKHIKYFWLEFKAYESYNSLKKCLLETLGAFGLEHTINFA